The Primulina tabacum isolate GXHZ01 chromosome 16, ASM2559414v2, whole genome shotgun sequence genome window below encodes:
- the LOC142528374 gene encoding uncharacterized protein LOC142528374, whose product MDLDFALREERHVPLTEGGSADEKANMDKWDRSNRMSLMIMKRSIPETFWGSMSEEKVATKFLEEIEQRFAKNEKAETSTLLPNLVSMKYKGKGNIRGYIMEMSHIASKLKALKLQLSDDLLVHLVLISLLVQYSHFKKRRG is encoded by the exons ATGGACTTGGACTTTGCGCTTCGAGAGGAACGACATGTACCTCTTACTGAAGGGGGTTCTGCCGATGAAAAGGCAAACATGGATAAATGGGATCGTTCTAATCGAATGAGTCTTATGATCATGAAACGCTCTATTCCTGAAACGTTCTGGGGCTCTATGTCCGAGGAAAAAGTTGCTACTAAGTTCTTAGAGGAAATAGAACAACGTTTTGCAAAGAATGAAAAAGCCGAGACAAGTACTCTTTTGCCTAATCTCGTGTCCATGAAATATAAAGGAAAAGGGAACATAAGGGGGTACATAATGGAGATGTCTCATATCGCTTCCAAACTAAAAGCACTGAAGCTACAACTATCCGATGATTTGCTGGTGCATTTAGTTTTGATTTCTCTCCTTGTGCAATACAGTCATTTTAAG AAGAGGAGAGGATAA
- the LOC142528375 gene encoding uncharacterized protein LOC142528375 codes for MTMRELNDLNKIELNYLFDDLKAYEFELQTRKGKPSTPAATTALSAAKLKPTGSIEKTADHDESKPEILSTYSDDEEDKCLMADDTELEYSRFDNWERVNQGKTCAFLVHIGSAASSPHTMCERRAENLMRPSQHIDKVMHAQSKEEKEKNRLRLSTSIVAVRWLALQGCAFRGNDEYLSSSNRGNFLELVKAFAKKNIEIDEVVLENAPKNAQYIAPEIQKEILHIMANRVRQMVHEEVGDKYFCILVDEAQDISKREQMAIILRFVNNHGILTERFFAIKSVSDTTSMNLKNEISNVLVHHDLHVKKIRGQGYDGASNLRGAWNGLQALFLKDCPYAYYVHCFAHRLQLTLVSAAKDVSVIWEFFSHLDNIVNIVTSSTKRIAELHTAQRNEIEYMLSIGERDSGSGANQIGNLQRAGATRWSSHYDSVKSLIGMYTATCKVFEVLSDYSLNGRVKAEVRGIYRNMASFEFVFILHLMHKIMRTTDTLCQILQRKSQDILTAITFVITTKTCLQEFRESIDFILMELNTRFNESSVELLSLSTALDPKNSFDSFNSDDICKLAKKFYPGDFTDQEIVALEYELIHYKLDVMQNLKVSTLVELCQQLTESRRSSVYVMLTRLIHLVLTLPVSTATTERAFSAMKHVKTALRNKMEDDFLADCLTLYIERDLAKHIDVNSIIDEFYVLKSRRAQLR; via the exons ATGACCATGCGAGAATtaaatgacctaaataagatcgAACTTAACTACCTATTTGATGATCTAAAAGCTTACGAGTTTGAGCTACAAACGAGAAAAGGAAAACCTTCCACACCAGCCGCTACAACAGCCCTTAGTGCTGCCAAACTGAAACCAACTGGTTCAATTGAAAAAactgctgatca CGATGAATCAAAACCTGAGATCTTGAGTACCtatagtgatgatgaggaagacaagtgtctgatggctgatgacacagaactTGAATATTCCA GATTTGACAATTGGGAAAGGGTAAACCAAGGAAAAACATGTGCTTTTCTTGTCCATATTGGTTCTGCAGCTTCTTCACCTCATACTATGTGTGAgagaagggctgaaaatttgatgAGGCCCTCACAACATATTGATAAAGTGATGCATGCACAATCTAAagaggaaaaagagaaaaatcgtCTGCGTTTGAGCACCTCAATTGTAGCTGTTCGTTGGCTAGCACTTCAAGGTTGTGCTTTTAGAGGTAACGATGAATATCTATCTTCATCTAATCgtggaaattttcttgaattggtGAAGGCTTTTGCAAAAAAGAATATAGAAATTGATGAAGTTGTGCTTGAGAATGCTCCAAAAAATGCCCAATATATCGCTCCAGAAATTCAGAAAGAGATTTTACATATTATGGCCAATAGAGTACGACAGATGGTTCAtgaagaagttggagataaATACTTCTGTATTCTTGTTGATGAAGCCCAAGATATATCTAAACGAGAGCAAATGGCCATTATATTGAGGTTTGTGAACAATCatgggattttgacagaaagATTTTTTGCCATCAAAAGTGTTAGTGACACTACCtcaatgaatttgaaaaatGAGATATCAAATGTTCTTGTTCATCATGATCTCCATGTTAAGAAAATCAGAGGCCAAGGATATGATGGTGCTAGCAATTTGCGTGGAGCGTGGAATGGACTTCAAGcattatttctcaaagattgtcCCTATGCATACTATGTCCACTGTTTTGCACATCGTTTACAACTGACATTGGTTTCTGCAGCTAAGGATGTTAGTGTTATTTGGGAATTCTTTTCTCATTTGGACAATATTGTTAATATTGTCACTTCTTCTACTAAGCGCATTGCTGAATTACATACTGCACAGAGAAATGAAATTGAGTATATGTTGTCAATTGGAGAACGTGATTCTGGAAGTGGTGCAAACCAGATTGGTAATTTGCAACGAGCAGGAGCTACTCGTTGGAGTTCTCACTATGATTCGGTAAAAAGCTTGATAGGTATGTACACTGCAACTTGCAAAGTTTTTGAAGTTCTCAGTGATTATTCTCTAAATGGAAGAGTTAAGGCTGAAGTTCGGGGGATTTACAGAAACATGGCAAGCtttgaatttgtgtttattttgcacttaatgcataaaattatgagaacaaCAGATACTCTTTGTCaaattcttcaaagaaaatctcaaGACATTTTGACTGCTATCACATTTGTCATTACTACCAAAACTTGCCTTCAAGAATTTAGAGAAT CAATAGATTTCATTTTGATGGAGTTAAATACTCGGTTCAATGAGTCATCGGTGGAACTTCTTTCTCTTAGTACAGCTTTAGATCCTAAAAATTCATTTGACTCATTTAACAGTGATGATATTTGCAAGCTTGCGAAGAAGTTTTATCCTGGAGATTTCACAGATCAAGAAATTGTTGCTTTGGAGTATGAATTGATACATTATAAACTTGATGTGATGCAGAATTTAAAGGTTTCTACACTTGTTGAGTTGTGTCAGCAATTGACCGAGAGTAGACGGTCAAGTGTTTATGTTATGTTGACTAGATTGAttcatcttgttttgacattacCTGTGTCTACTGCCACTACTGAGCGGGCTTTTTCAGCAATGAAGCATGTGAAGACGGCACTTCGCAATAAAATGGAGGATGACTTTCTTGCCGATTGTTTGACACTCTATATTGAACGAGATTTAGCTAAACATATTGATGTAAATTCtattattgatgaattttatgttttaaaatctcgTAGGGCACAACTTCGTTAA
- the LOC142528376 gene encoding uncharacterized protein LOC142528376, whose translation MWYVITDEPMRILKANTVVAITDGAPHRIEKLREEWTAEDKIKENLDNVAKDILYKTLDKITFSKIKMYKTAKEIWEKLIHLCEGNKQTKENKFSVVVQKFDNIEIKIGESMHEYDERISGIMNELNALGKVYSNKEVALKVFRGLPKE comes from the coding sequence atgtggtatgtcattactgacgAACCAATGAGAATACTGAAAGCCAATACTGTTGTGGCTATAACTGATGGTGCACCCCATCGCATTGAAAAGCTAAGAGAAGAATGGACAGCAGAGgacaaaataaaagaaaatttggaCAATGTAGCCAAAGATATCTTGTACAAAACGCTAGATAaaatcactttcagcaaaataaagatgtacAAAACTGCAAAAGAAATCTGGGAGAAGCTGATCCATCTATGCGAAGGAAATAAGCAAACCAAAGAGAATAAATTCTCAGTTGTTGTTCAAAAATTCGACAACATCGAAATTAAGATTGGTGAATctatgcacgaatatgatgaaagaatcagTGGCATTATGaacgaactgaatgcacttggaaaggtgtattcaaataaagaagttgCACTGAAAGTTTTTCgtggtcttcccaaagaatga